In Brachyhypopomus gauderio isolate BG-103 chromosome 2, BGAUD_0.2, whole genome shotgun sequence, the DNA window CTTCCCTCCCATACAGGACCTCTCCCAACTTCTCCTGACCTCAATCTTTCTGCCAAAATGTTATCTCTCCTTCCTAAAGCTGACAGTCCATCATTTACATTCAGATATGCGAACCCTTTCAAAGAACCTAAAGTTAATGCTAAAGTTAATTCAAACATGTGTTTTTGCATGAAGATTCATTAATTAGGacttctccctgtctccccgtccctgtgtctctgCAGGGCGAGTGTTCTCAGAAGTGCCACCGTATGTTCGTGGTGGAGACGGTGTGTGTGGCGTGGTTCTCGCTGGAGTTTGTCCTGCGTTTCGTCCAGGCGCGCAGCAAGCTTCAGTTCGCACGCAGCCCGCTGAACGTCATCGACGCCATGGCCATCCTCCCCTACTACGTCTcgctggtggtggaggaggagccagAGCCGGGGGCGGAGCACGAGCGGCCGGCCGGTGGGAGGGGCTACCTGGACAAGCTGGGTCTGGTCCTGCGAATCCTGCGGGCTCTGCGTATCCTGTACGTGATGCGATTGGCCCGTCACTCGCTGGGCCTGCAGACGCTGGGGCTGACCGTGCGTCGGAGCACGCGTGAGTTCGGTCTGCTGCTGCTCTTCCTGTGCGTGGCCGTCACGCTCTTCTCCCCGCTGGTGCACCTGGCCGAGAGCGAGCTGACCGGCGCCCAGGACTTCAGCAGCATCCCCGCCTCCTACTGGTGGGCCATCATCTCCATGACGACGGTCGGCTACGGCGACATGGTTCCTCGCAGCATCCCGGGCCAGGTGGTGGCTCTGAGCAGCATCCTGAGTGGGATTCTCATCATGGCCTTCCCTGCCACCTCCATCTTCCACATGTTCTCACGCTCCTACCAGGAGCTCAAGCAGGAGCACGACCGCCTCTTCAAGGAGGAGTGCGCCTCCACTGCCCCGCCCGCGCCGGGGGAGGAGTCTGACAGGGGCGGGGCTTATCCTATCTCGGGCTTCCCTCCCTGCTCACACCCTGAAACTGCCAGGGCAGCTGAGGGCGTGTCTCTGCTCgacagtgggggaggggcttcggGGAGTAACGGACACACCCTCCCGGCAGGAGCCTTTTAGAGGGAGCACGGATGGCTCGGCGCTCCCCGACGAGCCCGACCACCCACGGCTTCTCTGACTGGCCTGCTGGTGAACGTGCACACTCTGAGGTTGCAGTCTGGGTCTGTCGGGCTGCCTTGTCTTCCATCAGCTGACCAGCTTTATCTGAATGACTGCCTGCACCATTTTCAGCCTTGGTCACTTGAAGACCTCATCATAGAACTCTGTTCAGCACCACGAGGAACCACAGCCATCCCTGCGCACGCAGGACACTCTCTGTGCCAGCTTAAGGCTggaacatacttgctgtttgcccatgcgttcgcgtacacaaccggctgcgttgtgaacgttactgagaacatactagcctatgtgcaacgcgtgaaactggaggcgtccactagagggcagaacgtagaaagggcttcggtattttaacgatgcaaacatggcaacactcGAGGAGATTAGCCTTTGGGTAATTTTACGGTCACGGCAGAAAAAACGACGACAGCGATCCCTTCGTAGGTGGTATGTAAGGCCGTTAAATCAAAGACGTGGTGAGAATGGCGAATTTGTGTCGTTGGATATCGTTGTGTCCATTTTGATGCTGGTTAGCGGCTACACTGCCCCTAgcggttttgtgtgtattgcacctcgcgtacgcgtcgcgttaacttttggaggacgtgcaagacctacgcgccaaaccgacgcaggatacgcgaagcagccatgatgcgtacgcgtacgcgtagttaacagcaagtatgttttagCCTTTAGCTTTGCATTATGTCAGAAATTCAGCTCACACACCCTTCATTTCAAGCCAGTTAAAATACACACATCATACGAGCTGTTTAGTTTTACTCAaaatttattgttttgtttcctCTACCTTGTTGAGATAGATCTGTTTCACAGGAATGTTTAATCTCACTGTTCCTTTGTAGCATTTTGGACAGATAAACTCTAAATAAACGCAGCAGTGATGCCTGTGTTGCTTTGATCTCTCTTTTGGTGCTGAGAAACCTTCTAATCTTCACCCTCCCAGTCATTAGATCACAGaatttatttgtggtttgtttgtgtgagaTGGCACTCACCCATCATAGCTTTTTTCTGAAATAcacattaaagtgtgtgtgtgtgtgtgtgtgtgtgtgtgtgtgtgcgtgtgcgtgtgcgtgtgcgtgtgcgtgtgagtgtgcgtgtgcgtgtgcgtgtgcgtgtgcgtgtgcgtgtgtgtgtgtgtgaaatacaaTGCATATGTAAATTTGGCACTCTAGCACACTGGATTCAAACGACTGTGACTGAATTTAACATGGCAGAATATTGGCTTTAGTTCTGGGAGTATTTCTACCAGTTCTGAGTATTTCCACAAGTATTCAGTATTTCCACAAGTACTGAGTGCACCATGGTGGAATCCCTGACCTTTTACACATATTCATCCCATTTTGTGCTGGTTGTAATGGTTAGATGATTAGATATATCAAAGCCAGCGATGTGTTATTGTTTCATTAGTTTGAAAGGTGGAGTGCTGGCAGCTTACGAAAGGTGCAGTTATGGGCTTCCAATAGCAGGGTGTTGTTGCAGTTCTTGGCCTGAGGGGGGAGCTGTAAAGTAGGCAGTAAATATCAGACTGAATCAGTGACATTAGGGGTGTCAACATCAAACTTCTGCCCATTACAGAGAAGAGCTCACAACCCAGCTATTTGAGCACGGAAATGGTGTAGGCATGGTGTCCCAGACACCATAACCAGACTCTACCAGATCCAGACTCTCCCAGAACCAGACTCTCCCAGAACCAGACTCTCTCAGAACCAGACTCTCCCAGAACCAGACTCTCTCAGAACCAGACGTTTCTATAACCAGACACCAGAAccaaacagtgtgtgtgggactgtatgtgtgggagagtgtCTGCATGGTTCAGAGGTTTGCTAAAACATACTCTGTGAGTCTGTTAGAGTTGTGTGATGGAGTgaagaaatgttttattaatgatgtgGTGCTGACAGTAGCAGATCAAACTGatataaacatgttttataATAAAAGTAGAAAACTGATGATTTTAATTAAGAATGTTTAGATGTCTTAATTTATGACTTGAGATCAATGGCTGTATATACAAAGCTGACCTCTAAATCATCCAGTACAGACATGTAGAAATATCTAGTAAAGTGAATTTATGtaacactttttacaacacacactgtcacaaagcagctttacaaatgtaCTGGTCCAGATCCCCAATGAGCAAGTCAGAGACAAAAGTGGTAAGATAACTTTTCCCTTGGGAAGACACAAACTCCAGAGGGAGCCTGTCCCCAGACTCCAGAGGGAACCAGTCCATAATGTTCTATCACATTATGTTTAGTCCAAGTATCCACTTCAGTGTACATGTAGTGGCTCTGTACCTCCACTGGGTCTGGGGTGGTGGGCTGTTTCTGGGATGGTGGCATCAGTGTATCTACAGATGGGACTGGGACATTTTATTAGCTTCATCACCGATGAGCAGGTCTACGCAATGTTGGCATCATCTCCATCTGGCACAAGAATGTCTGCCCGGGTGATGGAGAAGTGGGTGGCTTGGGAAGAGGGATAAGAGGCCACAGCATGGGCATCAAGACGTGGTAGGAAGGGCCTCAGCAGGGGGTATCGGTGGCAGGTGGGAGGGGCCACAACAGGGGGCATcaggtagtggtggtagtagccACAGCAGGCCAAAGTAGGACATCAAACTGGATGAACCTCGGCAGACGGAGAGAGCAGAATATTAGGCATGTCACAATACTAAGTGTGTACACTAGGGTCAGTTAATGCCATGTACTCTTTAAGATGTCTTTACGTCTCAGCGTGTGCTGTAATCCACAGTCTGAAGAAGACCACTCATACGAGGTCTCCCTGCTCAGGGTGCAGTTGGAGTCCTGTGTTACGGCTTTGATTAAATCCCAGATGGAATCTTTCATGGCCCCAACATTTTGACTCTACCTTATTAACAGTATTTTGGGATTACAGTAATACTAATTTAGGATAACATGATAAAGATAATAAGTTTAGGGTTCAGATTTCCACACGACGGTGGAACTCGGGCGAGCTTCCTGGTGTTCTAGAGCGTGTGACATCATGCAGTATACACCATTGCTTAGCATTTCAGATATAAATGTGCTTTTAGCAGAAGCCTCACTGAAGTGTCACTCAGTGTATGAAAGCTCGCTGTCGTGGGACAGGCACGTCACTGGCCCTTCTGAGATGCCTGGAAGGGTGAAGGTCAGTGCACAGACGCCCGGGCTGTTCAGCACTCTGGTGGTTTGTTGATGGTGGCTGGCTGTTGATGACACGGTTCGTGGTCCCCTGTCCATGGGGAGTGCTGGAGCTGAGATGCTGCACTCATCACTAGGTGTTTGTGACGCCACTGCATGGTGTGCTGGCAGAATGGGCTGGTACTGCTCATGAAAGCTCAGGATAGAGCTGACCCACCTGCCTCCGTGGACTCAGACAGTGCTGTCACTTGTGTTTTTACTTGTGTGTCTCGTGTCTTCTCTGACAGTCACACAGCCACAGTCCAGCTTCAGCACCTCCTTGAACAGCCACATGTGAGCGGTGTGTGGTGAAGCTGGTGGACAAAGGGCTCCATCCTTTACTGAAGAACAAGCTAAACGTTCTAGAGTAGAAGGTCTTACAACtctgggtgtgcatgtgtggaagGTGGACAGGAATATATTCTCCTGCATACTGGGCAAATGTAAAGTTAATGAGTGAAAGCCACTGGACTGGGCTGGACTGGGCTCAGCCAAGATCCTGTGCTTTAGGCCACGCTGGTGTCACACTCTCTCCCTGGCCCTCCCAAACCAACCCAACCAGAGCGAACAGGAGACAAAGGTAAAAATAGCTTCTCATTTAGAGTCAGTGTGCCCTGTTTGTTAGAATGGCCCCTCCTATGCTCCTCTTACTAACAAGCTTGCTGTTGGCTATGGTCTTGGAGTTTAGGATGTTCATCATTTCTAGGAGTCTATTTCACACCAAATGAGCTTCTGTCTCCTGCTCTTGTCATTAAGGCAGACTAGTGTTTCTCTGGTGCTTTTCTGCAGCACAGACCTTTTTGTCCTGACGAGATGAACCTTCAGCGCAGCTGGAGATGTTTAACTAATGCCCCACTAAACCATTCAAGCTCTGTAACCATTCAAAATCAAGAAAATTAAAGTGGTCATTAAAAACCAGTTAACAGAGTTCTGAATATTCAATAACACTTTTACCCAAACGTCTGTATGACTCATGGGAAGTGCAAAGATGTCTGTGATGTCATTGATGATGTCACTGACGATGTCGCTGATGACGTCACTGTGCGTGAGGGGCTGGTGTCCTCTGGAAGTCCTCAGACTGCAGTGCCTTGCAGAtttacacacacctccctcagaGCTGCAGCTGCACATCTTTCACCATTCACTTCATAAGAGGACGGCTGTCTCTTCAGAACACTGTTTGTTTGGGTGGCCACTGACAGGAGGGACATTTGTTTTCGAGACGCAGGCAGCCTACCAAGTGACCGCGCCTTGTCCCGGGTGAGTGCACTTCTCCGGTCATGTCACCGCCCCAGTGACATCACGGATGCAGTGACATCACAGCCCTTCTGAGCTCCAGATGTGGAAAGCACGTGCTGGTCCATGGTCCCAAGGAGGAGGCCTCTCTGATCCACAGGCACTATATACTCTAGCGAACCTAAGTCTCTAAGAGAGGAAGCAGGTCGATTACAGGGTTCCTGACTGCACAGCTCTGAGGAGCTCTGCTATGCAAACACTCTCCTGCTACTCTGTAAGCAACTATAGCCCATAACGACACAGTGTCCTAGTGACACACTCACCGCTCCTCTGATCAGGTGCACCTACTCGCTAGCTGCACAGTAGCGTCCACAATCAGCTGTACACTGTAATCGCTCCTTGGCAGCAGGAGGGCGGAGCATGTCTTTTCTGACTACTCCATAGATGTATATGGTGTTCTAAGGGTGTTCTAAGGGTGTTGTAAAGATGTATATGGTGTTCTAAGGGTGTTCTAAGGGTGTTGTAAAGATGCATATGGTGTTCTAAGGGTGTTGTAAAGATGCATATGGTGTTCTAAGGGTGTTCTAAGGGTGTTGTAAAGATGCATATGGTGTTCTAAGGGTGTTGTAAAGATGCATATGGTGTTCTAAGGGTGTTCTAAGGGTGTTGTAAAGATGCATATGGTGTTCTAAGGGTGTTCTAAGGGTGTTGTAAAGATGCATATGGTGTTCTAAGGGTGTTCTAAGGGTGTTGTAAAGATGCATATGGTGTTCTAAGGGTGTTCTAAGGTTGTTCTAAAGATGTATAGGTGTTCTAGTGGTGCTCCAAAGATGTACAGGAACAGTGTTCATTTCTCTGAGCCTGTAGAGTTCCCCTTCTTTGCACTTGACACAGATCAAACTCAGATGCATTGGAAATGCATACTTGTGTTTGCATATGGCTGTATTTGCATATATATAATTGCCATTAGTTAAGAATAACTAATTTCTGACTACCCCCAGTGGACCCACAAATGTGTTCCTGCTAATTTGTAGAAGATACGGCAGCTTATCATCACATTAGTTACATTAGAAGAGAGCGATGTGGCAGTTATTAGGGAATTCTGCCAGTAAGCACAATTAAAGCATTACAGTAACGATCTCATCACTACAGACAGGTAATTAGTCTTTTCTGAGAGATCCTGCCTGAAAGGTGATCAATCAAAGTCATCTCTAAACTGCTAGCAAGAATAAACTAATACAGCTGTCTCCGTGATTACTGGGAGCTGGCCTCTGTAGTACCAGAGGGTCAGTATGGGTATactgtataaaaatatacatcAAATGGTTAATAATAAGTTCAACATTTTTCATCAGCTGTGACAGGAAGTGGCTGGATGTCTCTAGAAGTCACTGTGTTCTGCTACTGGGACTGAAACCATGTTGGAATGCTAATATGTTCTAATGTGATGAATTTTATATTGTCCCtgtattattctgtattattcTCTGCTATATCATCCATATAATGTAAAAATGTTATTACAGTCAGTCTCCCCCGCCAGCTATATTTGAAGGCGATCACAGGAACACTATACTGATGTAATGGAGTGTGTCTGGATGGAGTGTGTTTAGATGGAGTGTGTTTGGAGCCTCTCTGAGGGACCTCACGTAATGCAGGTTTTAAAGGGTTATCGCATGGGGGATTTTAATGCATATTTGATTCTTTTTGCTCTTCATTAGTTGCTCTGAAATTAAatgcaaaaacattttctttgtAAGCAGGCATTTATCCAATATCACTGTCACTATAGATGACGCTTTTGTTTCACTAAACAGTTCAGGTCTGTATTTGACCTGTTTTTTGCATGGAAACGTTTTTGTGTGACATTTAATGTAATACTAAGCTATGATCACAATCACTAGAAGTACTGACATTTCTCCATCTCCTTCTTGCCAACAATTAGAGAGCCATTATCCAACTTTCATTATGAAGATTCAATAACAGGATTGAGGCTGCCATTCTAGTGTGCCTTATATTCCCACTGTACACATGCTGTAATATCAATAACTCGCAATCTTTCTAAGATTATATcattttattgttattgtcaTTTCTGTGAACATTGCTGCTTAACTACATTATGCAAATTTTGAAAACCAATACAttataaatgtataaaataaataaaggaaaagtaattaattatgaATTAAGTACATATTCTAGTAAGGATGAAATAACCATCCACCTGCTCACTGTAAGCTGACAAGGAAGCCACACTGGTGACGTGGGGGGGAGACTTAGGGTACTGTGGACCCACACTACCATGAGTAATGTGGTAATAAAATACCAGGGGTACTGTGGTCCCAAACTACCATAAGTAACGTGGTAATAAAATACCAAGGGTACTGTGGACCCACACTACCATGAGTAACGTGGTAATAAAATACCAGGGGTACTGTGGACCCACACTACCAGGAGTAACATGGTAATAAACTACCAGGGGTACTGTGGACCTACACTACCATGAGTAGCGTGGTAATAAAATACCAGGGGTAGTGTGGACCCAAACTACCATGAGTAGCATGGTAATAAAATACCAGGGGTACTGTAGACCCACACTACCACGAGTAACGTGGTAATAAACTACCAGAGGTACTGTGGACCCACACTACCATGAGTAACATGGTAATAAAATACCAGGGGTAGTGTGGACCCACACTACCATGAGTAACGTGGTAATAAACTACCAGGGGTACTGTGGACCCAAACTACCATGAGTAGCGTGGTAATAAAATACCAGGGGTAGTGTGGACCCAAACTACCATGAGTAGCATGGTAATAAAATACCAGGGGTACTGTAGACCCACACTACCATGAGTAACGTGGTATTAAACTACCATGGGTAGTGCGGTAACAAACTACCAGGGGTGGCGTCAGggttgcaattacttactttctgaggtgtatgcaaacatactatcggcacccccccgaacgaaagttgttgaccgggTGGGTGGCGTGGTAATAAAGTACCATATGTAGCATGGTAATAACCTACCAGGGTTAGTGTGGTAATAAACTACCAGGGGTAGCATGGTAATAAACTACCAGGGCTATGAGTGACCTGAGTTATCTGTGCCACACACAACAAATTTGTAAGGAAtaccacctgatcttccctaatcagcctcacctgcccctcatcaccacacccccttcagtcttacttaagcacttcaccagcacgtctcagtcgcgaagtattgttgaCTCATGCTACATACAGAGCGTTTCTCTCTCCTGTTTGATTCCCCGTGTTCTGACCCTTGTTCACTCCCTAGACCTCATCTCCTGTCTAGCCCTTCTGTGCCTCCTGGATTCTGCTCTCCCGTtacgaccctggaccgtcccgaCCACCCCAAGAGAACGTTACCATTGCTAAGCGTTATGCTAGCGATTTATTGGGCATTCTCCGTGTATGTGAATTATGTAAATATAAGCGACctacttccgcatttggattCTTCTCCGCCTGGTCAATTCGTTACAAAATTTAAACACCTCTCAAGCTCCTCCGTCTGAGGAAAAACGCAGATAATGAAATATTCACCTGCATGTAAATTCACACTGTAAATTTCCCACCTCCTCATGTAAAATACTGGTAATAATTACATTAGCCAACTCCCCATGTAAAACACAGGTAGTTATTACATTAGCCACCTCTCCATGTGAAACTAATCTCATCCTATAGGGCTTTATTTGCATGAAAACACTGGCCTGTTAGGAGTATACAGAccagtatacagtatacagaGCAAGCTACTTTTCATCTGCTCACATGATTTTCGCTTTCTATTATACTGAAGTGCTTTTCTCAATAGTTATCTTCATGTGTCTTGAAGGGATTTATACCT includes these proteins:
- the kcng4a gene encoding potassium voltage-gated channel subfamily G member 4a, translating into MPIISNANHDFSNLSVSDDSSLDRIFTEIPETETAKGVYYQRARLLRRPEDLLSVDHALQALINVGGNRYTLPWSTLEQFPLTRLGRLRPGSSPEEIAGLCDDYDEARREFFFDRSPSSFRVILNFLAAGKLRLLRETCVLSLHEELAYWGVEAAHLERCCKRKMYTRLEEVAELERREQERRSRAMQLRPLLEETRYRRVMNRLRDMVENPQSGLPGKIFACMSVLMVAVTVISLCISTMPDLREEENRGECSQKCHRMFVVETVCVAWFSLEFVLRFVQARSKLQFARSPLNVIDAMAILPYYVSLVVEEEPEPGAEHERPAGGRGYLDKLGLVLRILRALRILYVMRLARHSLGLQTLGLTVRRSTREFGLLLLFLCVAVTLFSPLVHLAESELTGAQDFSSIPASYWWAIISMTTVGYGDMVPRSIPGQVVALSSILSGILIMAFPATSIFHMFSRSYQELKQEHDRLFKEECASTAPPAPGEESDRGGAYPISGFPPCSHPETARAAEGVSLLDSGGGASGSNGHTLPAGAF